The DNA window AACATTTTGGATAATTCCTTTTATTTCATCAGAGGAAATTCTTGATTCTTCTGCAAGCTTTCTAATCTGTTCTGCAACTACTGTAAATCCTCTTCCTGCATCCCCAGCTCTTGCTGCCTCAATAGAAGCATTGAGTGCTAGTAAATTTGTCTGGTCAGCAATAGCATCTATAGTTGTTAATATATTGCTTATATCTTTTATTCGATTGTCCAAATCAAAAATTGCTTCTTCAATCTTTTCTGTTCCTTCATTATTTAGCTCTGTCTTTTCCTTTAGTTCATGAACTACACCCTTACTTACTTCACTTGTTTGCATTACCTCCTCAGCAGATTTTGTAATATAGTTAAATTCTATTGTCAATTGGTTAAATTTCTCTGCCAAACCTAATGTAAGATTTGCTCCTTTTTCCGCCTCAGTTGCTTGGTCTGTTGCCCCTTTTGCAATAGATTCAATAGTTGCTGATACTTCTTCTGCTGCTGAGCTAGTTAATTCAGAAGTAGCTGCTAGATTTTGAGCCGATGAAGTAACTTCTGTAGACGCCTCCTGTACTTTTTTTACCAGTTTTCCTAAATCCTCTACCATTCTATTGAAATTTTCTCCCAACTGGCCAATCTCATCTCTTCTTTTTACTTTTCTTCTTATAGAAAAGTCTCCTTCACTTACCTTTTCCATGTCATGAACAAGAGTTTTGATAGGATTGGTTAATGATGTAGAAAATATATATGCAATGAAAATCGCAATGAGTAGTGCGATCCCCCCTACAATCAATGTTGTTTTTAATATAATATCTGTTTTCTCCTCTAACTCATCAATATACATACTGCCCAATATATTCCATCCTAACTTGTCTAAAGTACTAAATACTGCAAACTTTTTATGAATTTCTTTATTTTCTTTCCAACTATAATTTACAATTCCTTCTTTTTTTGTTTCCATAGCTGTTTCTATTGCTTGAGTAGCTAGGGGCTGTCCTACATGTGTTTCATCTTTATGAAAAATAATTTTTCCAGTAGCATCTACTACAAAAGGATACCCTTTTTGTCCTATTTTCGTTTCATTAATCATTTCTCCTAAAGTATCTAATGCAATATCGGCTGCTAATACACCGATAAATTCATTCTTTTTATTCCTTACAGGTACAGCTACTGAAATAACCATTTTCTTAGTAGAGTTATCTTTATATGGCTGCGTCCATACTAATTTATTCTTATTTTTAGCCTCTATATACCAAGGCCTTACCGTAGGATCAAAACCATCCTCTTTTTCTGTAGGAGGATAGTCATACATCTTTTTATCTTTTGTGCCTATATATACAGATAGAATATCTTCACGAGATTTCTTAAAGTCTTCAAATTTTTTCATTACCACTTTTAACGTATCTGGATTTTCATAAAGTTCTTTTATACTATCTTCATTAGGCATAAATTGAATGAAATTTTCTATCCCATTTAAATAGTTACTTATAGAAACATTTAACTGCTTGATCAGTTGAAAAGATGATTGCTCTAATTCCTTTTGTGTTAAATCTACAGACTTTGAGTAAGCATTTTGTCCTAAAGCAACTAATGGTAAAGCAATGAGTATAATAAATATTACGATTAACTTAAATCTAATCCCCACGCTTCTTTTTTTCATATAGATCTCCCCTTTCTTCCCCACCCCAGTATATAATTTCCACAAAATCCCCCAAATTCCTTGTTCATATTTGGTAAAATTTGACGTCTTGTATTTTTTATTAACTACAAATATTATCGTAT is part of the Crassaminicella profunda genome and encodes:
- a CDS encoding methyl-accepting chemotaxis protein, with product MKKRSVGIRFKLIVIFIILIALPLVALGQNAYSKSVDLTQKELEQSSFQLIKQLNVSISNYLNGIENFIQFMPNEDSIKELYENPDTLKVVMKKFEDFKKSREDILSVYIGTKDKKMYDYPPTEKEDGFDPTVRPWYIEAKNKNKLVWTQPYKDNSTKKMVISVAVPVRNKKNEFIGVLAADIALDTLGEMINETKIGQKGYPFVVDATGKIIFHKDETHVGQPLATQAIETAMETKKEGIVNYSWKENKEIHKKFAVFSTLDKLGWNILGSMYIDELEEKTDIILKTTLIVGGIALLIAIFIAYIFSTSLTNPIKTLVHDMEKVSEGDFSIRRKVKRRDEIGQLGENFNRMVEDLGKLVKKVQEASTEVTSSAQNLAATSELTSSAAEEVSATIESIAKGATDQATEAEKGANLTLGLAEKFNQLTIEFNYITKSAEEVMQTSEVSKGVVHELKEKTELNNEGTEKIEEAIFDLDNRIKDISNILTTIDAIADQTNLLALNASIEAARAGDAGRGFTVVAEQIRKLAEESRISSDEIKGIIQNVQDESSNTVQLMGEVKGRTIGQNQAVTDVDQSFDSISNAVHRITEKIEDISDFANQINEEKDLIVNAIENISAVSEETAASSEEVTASMEQQVMAVEEIAAAADKLDELAMGLNRDVEKFRI